One genomic segment of uncultured Desulfobacter sp. includes these proteins:
- the pyrR gene encoding bifunctional pyr operon transcriptional regulator/uracil phosphoribosyltransferase PyrR: MTKKKSILNDQDYKRIITRIAYEIIEKHKGVKNLALVGIQTRGDFLAKRLAEQIANIEGTTLPVGSMDINMYRDDWTKISHQPTVRPSNIPFSVDDKEIILVDDVLFTGRTIRAAMEALMDFGRPARIELAILVDRGHRELPIQADYQGIFADTEPEDMIHVHVLEQDNEDCVYRELQ, encoded by the coding sequence ATGACAAAAAAAAAGAGCATTCTCAATGATCAGGATTACAAACGGATCATCACCCGCATTGCCTACGAAATCATTGAAAAACATAAAGGGGTAAAAAACCTGGCTTTAGTGGGTATCCAGACCCGGGGGGATTTTCTTGCAAAACGCCTGGCAGAACAGATAGCAAATATTGAAGGCACAACACTGCCTGTGGGCTCCATGGACATCAACATGTACCGTGACGACTGGACAAAAATCAGCCATCAGCCCACGGTAAGGCCCTCGAACATCCCCTTTTCCGTGGATGATAAAGAAATTATTTTAGTGGATGACGTACTTTTCACCGGAAGGACCATCCGGGCTGCCATGGAGGCTTTAATGGATTTTGGCAGGCCCGCCCGCATTGAGCTTGCCATTCTGGTGGACAGGGGTCACAGGGAACTGCCCATCCAGGCAGATTACCAGGGTATTTTTGCGGACACGGAACCAGAAGATATGATCCATGTCCATGTCCTTGAACAGGACAACGAAGATTGTGTTTACAGGGAACTGCAGTAA
- a CDS encoding MBL fold metallo-hydrolase has protein sequence MPETSFIVIRGNSMRLDGGTMFGNAPKALWQKWVQADERGMIDIASNCLLVKTGNYNLLFETGCGAYLSPDMKARFAVKEDTHMLLQALAEKGLSDSDISHVVLSHLHFDHAGGLLSAWEPDREPELLFPNALFVVGEENFKRSKSPHHRDRASFIPGLAETLQATGRLVLKRGGERLVVGGLTIEFFQSQGHTPGMLISWIQAQGGTVIYTGDLIPGLPWINLPITMGYDRFPEGLVDEKKQMLDRAVAEDAMLVFPHDAAHVAARVERDPVKKRVMPAKVFETLNMTI, from the coding sequence ATGCCGGAAACCTCATTTATTGTTATCCGGGGCAACAGCATGCGGCTGGACGGCGGCACCATGTTCGGCAACGCCCCTAAAGCCCTGTGGCAGAAATGGGTCCAGGCAGATGAAAGAGGCATGATTGATATTGCTTCAAACTGTCTGCTGGTAAAAACCGGAAATTACAATCTATTATTTGAGACCGGGTGCGGCGCATATCTTTCCCCAGACATGAAAGCGCGCTTTGCCGTTAAAGAAGATACGCATATGTTGCTGCAAGCCCTGGCAGAAAAGGGTTTGAGTGATTCAGACATCAGTCATGTTGTTCTATCTCATCTTCATTTTGACCATGCCGGCGGGCTTTTAAGCGCCTGGGAACCGGACCGGGAACCGGAACTGCTGTTCCCCAATGCCCTTTTCGTGGTGGGAGAAGAAAATTTCAAGAGATCTAAATCCCCCCATCACCGTGACCGGGCCTCATTTATTCCGGGACTTGCTGAAACGCTGCAGGCCACAGGGCGGCTCGTGCTCAAACGGGGCGGGGAACGCCTGGTTGTGGGGGGGCTGACCATTGAATTTTTCCAGAGCCAGGGACATACCCCGGGGATGCTGATTTCCTGGATTCAGGCCCAGGGCGGTACCGTCATTTATACCGGTGATCTTATCCCGGGATTGCCCTGGATAAATCTGCCCATCACTATGGGATATGACCGCTTTCCCGAAGGGCTGGTGGACGAGAAAAAACAGATGCTTGACCGGGCCGTTGCCGAAGATGCCATGCTGGTTTTTCCCCATGACGCTGCCCATGTGGCTGCCCGCGTTGAACGCGACCCTGTAAAAAAGAGGGTGATGCCGGCAAAGGTCTTTGAAACTTTAAATATGACGATTTAA
- a CDS encoding HD domain-containing phosphohydrolase, with translation MIPEPEYFDDGSSFFAVDPLSINPATLADFSLFERFPAQDGMFRFRCLLTDTDAVTVDRLKDMLANWDTVYIHNADAHDYKAYIKDNLEFILNNDALSISKKTSILVDLSTDAIKEIFAAPFVPQAKISETVNNLKKFVSRALDFFCDIESLNGIATMIGHDYDTYTHSVKVGWLSAVFIKANQDLFGNPGRESLIQLLLQATLSGCLHDLGKVKIPENVIHKPGRLNNLESVLMQSHPAFGMALLFEKQLPNDTLQAILYHHENEDGSGYPFGLAGDEIPLVAKICHIADVFDALTSTRPYKNGKNSVEALKIMGGKNPYLEKLKSFEAEAIENARPPVTPIVRNEHDPKLRRLRERQMIEEAAAKRVEARVKLRDQGMSHCFDNELLKRFIATLSKSDSFDLSGLL, from the coding sequence ATGATTCCGGAACCGGAATATTTTGACGACGGCAGTTCCTTTTTTGCTGTTGATCCCCTGTCCATAAATCCGGCCACCCTGGCAGATTTCTCTCTGTTTGAACGGTTCCCTGCCCAAGACGGCATGTTCCGGTTTCGTTGTCTGCTTACGGATACCGACGCCGTCACGGTTGACCGTCTAAAAGACATGCTGGCCAACTGGGATACGGTTTACATTCATAATGCTGACGCCCATGATTATAAAGCGTACATAAAGGATAATCTTGAGTTTATCCTTAACAATGATGCCCTTTCTATTTCGAAAAAAACAAGCATACTGGTTGATCTGTCCACAGATGCAATCAAAGAGATTTTTGCAGCCCCTTTTGTGCCCCAGGCTAAAATCAGTGAAACAGTAAATAATCTTAAAAAATTTGTGTCCCGGGCTCTTGATTTTTTTTGCGATATCGAATCCTTAAACGGCATCGCCACCATGATCGGGCATGATTATGATACCTACACCCATTCGGTTAAGGTGGGATGGCTATCCGCTGTTTTCATCAAAGCGAACCAGGATCTTTTCGGCAATCCCGGCAGGGAAAGTTTAATACAGCTTCTTCTTCAGGCTACTCTATCCGGTTGCCTCCATGATCTGGGCAAGGTGAAAATTCCTGAAAATGTGATCCACAAACCCGGGCGCCTGAATAACCTTGAGTCTGTCCTGATGCAGTCCCATCCTGCTTTTGGTATGGCCCTGCTGTTTGAAAAACAATTGCCCAATGACACGCTCCAGGCCATTTTATATCATCATGAAAATGAAGACGGCAGTGGTTATCCCTTTGGCTTGGCCGGTGATGAGATCCCCCTGGTCGCCAAAATTTGCCATATTGCCGATGTGTTTGACGCACTGACCTCGACAAGGCCTTATAAAAATGGGAAAAATTCGGTTGAAGCCTTGAAAATCATGGGCGGCAAGAATCCGTACCTGGAGAAACTGAAGAGTTTTGAAGCTGAAGCGATTGAAAACGCCCGGCCGCCGGTGACGCCCATTGTGCGAAATGAGCATGACCCTAAATTGCGGCGCTTAAGGGAACGGCAGATGATTGAAGAAGCGGCGGCGAAACGGGTGGAAGCCAGGGTGAAATTGCGAGATCAAGGTATGTCCCATTGTTTTGACAATGAACTGCTCAAGCGGTTTATTGCTACATTGAGCAAATCCGACAGTTTTGACCTCTCGGGCCTTCTTTGA
- a CDS encoding 3-deoxy-7-phosphoheptulonate synthase yields the protein MKLLNDVNVESFFTLTSPEAIQKKLPVPDKTADNVLAGRREIQNILTGKDNRLMVIAGPCSIHDMEGAMEYAQRMQALREEVKDKISLIMRVYFEKPRTTVGWKGLINDPLLDSSYNMEEGLRRARSLLIDINALGLPAATEILDPITPQYIAGLLSWVAIGARTTESQTHREMASGLSMPVGFKNGTDGSLTSAVNATQAAKAPQHFLGIDPAGKTAIVSTRGNPFSHIVLRGGATPNYDPVSVGKAQDRLREKGLLDSVIIDCSHDNSGQKYTGQSFVFKSAVDQRLDGNDRIVGLMLESNLFEGNQKCKCNGDADTLKYGVSITDECISWETTEKLIHCAFDKLSV from the coding sequence ATGAAACTGCTTAACGATGTAAATGTAGAGTCATTTTTCACCCTGACCTCCCCGGAAGCCATACAAAAAAAACTGCCTGTACCCGACAAAACTGCTGACAACGTACTTGCCGGTCGCCGGGAAATCCAGAACATCCTGACCGGAAAGGACAACCGATTGATGGTCATTGCAGGTCCCTGCTCCATCCATGACATGGAAGGCGCCATGGAGTATGCCCAAAGGATGCAGGCCCTGCGCGAAGAGGTAAAAGATAAAATCAGCCTGATTATGCGGGTCTATTTTGAAAAGCCCAGAACCACGGTGGGCTGGAAGGGACTCATCAATGACCCCCTCCTGGATTCATCCTATAATATGGAAGAAGGACTTCGAAGGGCCAGATCCCTGTTAATCGACATCAATGCTTTAGGTTTGCCGGCAGCCACGGAAATTTTAGACCCCATCACCCCCCAGTACATTGCCGGCCTTTTAAGCTGGGTGGCCATTGGTGCACGCACCACAGAGTCCCAGACCCACCGGGAGATGGCCTCGGGACTATCCATGCCCGTGGGATTCAAAAACGGTACTGACGGCAGCCTGACTTCCGCTGTCAATGCCACCCAGGCCGCAAAAGCACCCCAGCATTTCCTGGGCATTGATCCGGCCGGCAAAACAGCCATTGTCTCCACCCGGGGCAACCCCTTCTCCCACATTGTCCTGCGCGGCGGGGCCACACCCAACTATGATCCGGTGTCCGTGGGAAAAGCCCAAGACCGGCTCAGAGAAAAGGGCCTTTTAGATTCAGTGATCATTGACTGCTCCCATGACAACTCCGGTCAGAAATACACAGGCCAGTCCTTTGTATTTAAAAGCGCCGTAGATCAAAGGCTTGATGGCAATGACAGGATTGTGGGCCTGATGCTGGAAAGCAACCTGTTTGAAGGCAATCAGAAGTGCAAGTGCAACGGGGATGCAGACACCCTGAAGTACGGGGTCTCCATCACAGATGAATGCATCTCGTGGGAAACCACGGAAAAACTGATCCATTGCGCATTTGACAAGCTGTCTGTTTAA
- the ychF gene encoding redox-regulated ATPase YchF, with the protein MKVGIIGLPQTGKKTLFQILTGNEITDPAKAFIPVPGTADILDSRFDRLVEMYAPKKEVKARLDLVLLPKMESETISKGDIFKDISDMDAICHVVRAFEDEAVYHAEGSVDALRDFDMVNSELVMHDQIFVEKRIERLSAMVKKIKDEEQKKELVLMEKMLAHLEQELPLRLLELSEDEDKMIRSYPFITLKKLVVAVNVAEDDLGNTDILDAFKDSCDALAIEAMLVSAKVEAEIAMLDSAEEKQEFLEDLGITSTALETLTALCLKSLNLISFFTVGEDEVRQWLVRKEAKAPTAAGVIHSDLERGFIRAEVFKYDDLMELGSEAELKKNGKFYVEGKDYVVQDGDILNIRFSV; encoded by the coding sequence ATGAAGGTAGGCATTATCGGACTTCCCCAGACAGGGAAGAAAACATTGTTTCAGATTCTGACCGGAAACGAGATTACGGATCCGGCCAAGGCATTTATTCCGGTGCCGGGCACCGCTGACATTCTTGATTCCAGGTTTGACCGGTTAGTGGAAATGTATGCCCCTAAAAAAGAGGTCAAGGCACGCCTTGATCTGGTACTTTTGCCTAAAATGGAGTCTGAGACCATTTCCAAAGGAGATATATTTAAGGATATATCCGACATGGATGCGATTTGCCATGTGGTTCGGGCGTTTGAGGATGAGGCGGTTTACCATGCCGAAGGCAGTGTGGATGCCCTGCGCGATTTTGACATGGTCAATTCGGAGCTTGTGATGCATGACCAGATTTTTGTGGAAAAGCGCATTGAACGGCTCTCTGCTATGGTCAAAAAGATCAAGGATGAAGAGCAGAAAAAAGAGCTGGTTCTTATGGAAAAGATGCTGGCTCACCTGGAACAGGAACTGCCGCTTCGCCTGCTTGAGTTATCCGAGGACGAGGACAAAATGATCCGGTCCTACCCCTTTATCACTTTAAAAAAACTGGTGGTCGCGGTCAATGTGGCCGAAGATGATCTTGGCAATACAGATATTCTGGATGCGTTTAAAGACAGTTGCGATGCCCTTGCCATAGAGGCGATGCTGGTATCGGCCAAGGTGGAGGCGGAAATCGCCATGTTGGACAGTGCCGAGGAAAAACAGGAATTTCTTGAGGATTTAGGGATTACGTCCACAGCTTTGGAAACTTTGACGGCCCTTTGTCTGAAATCCTTGAACCTGATTTCGTTTTTTACCGTGGGCGAAGACGAGGTCCGGCAGTGGCTGGTGAGAAAAGAGGCTAAGGCACCTACAGCCGCAGGTGTTATCCATTCCGACCTTGAGCGCGGGTTTATCCGGGCCGAGGTGTTCAAGTATGATGATCTTATGGAACTTGGTTCAGAAGCAGAGCTGAAAAAGAACGGCAAGTTCTATGTGGAGGGTAAGGATTATGTGGTCCAGGACGGAGATATTTTAAATATTCGCTTTTCGGTATAG
- a CDS encoding ATP-binding protein yields the protein MIISIASGKGGTGKTTVATNLCASLDTDFMLLDCDVEEPNAHLFLNPNFTGKEKVNAPVPKVDLSLCTYCKKCMEICRYGAIAVAGKTVITFPELCHSCGGCTVVCPEKAITEIDRFIGTVETGSLNLPKNPSFGRGLLDIGQVMSPPVIRQVRKLEKEKNLTIIDAPPGTSCPVIASMKGTDFVVLVTEPTPFGLHDLTLAVEAVKLLGIPCGLVINRAGIGNDDVKKYAQNENIPVLLEIPFDKQIASAYSKGELLVQALPEYKDIFKRLYTSIEAIVNRKGDA from the coding sequence ATGATTATCAGCATAGCAAGCGGAAAAGGCGGCACAGGCAAGACCACTGTGGCTACCAATTTATGCGCAAGCCTTGATACAGACTTTATGCTTTTAGACTGCGACGTGGAAGAACCCAATGCCCACCTTTTCCTGAACCCAAACTTCACTGGAAAAGAGAAGGTCAATGCCCCTGTGCCTAAAGTGGACTTAAGCCTTTGCACCTATTGCAAAAAATGCATGGAAATCTGCCGGTACGGCGCGATTGCCGTGGCCGGGAAAACGGTGATTACCTTTCCGGAACTTTGCCATTCCTGTGGCGGCTGCACGGTTGTTTGTCCGGAAAAAGCCATCACTGAGATAGACCGGTTCATCGGCACGGTGGAAACAGGCAGCCTGAATCTTCCCAAAAACCCGTCATTCGGCCGGGGGCTTCTGGACATCGGCCAGGTTATGTCACCACCGGTCATCAGACAGGTTCGGAAACTTGAAAAAGAAAAAAATCTCACAATTATAGATGCCCCGCCAGGCACCTCCTGTCCCGTGATTGCCTCCATGAAAGGAACGGATTTTGTGGTTCTGGTCACCGAGCCCACACCCTTTGGCCTGCATGATCTGACCCTGGCCGTGGAAGCGGTCAAATTGTTAGGCATCCCCTGCGGTCTTGTGATCAACCGGGCAGGTATTGGCAATGATGATGTTAAAAAATATGCCCAGAATGAAAACATACCGGTTTTACTTGAAATTCCCTTTGACAAGCAAATTGCTTCTGCCTACTCAAAGGGCGAGTTGCTTGTCCAGGCTTTGCCTGAATACAAAGATATTTTTAAACGTCTGTACACATCCATTGAAGCAATTGTGAACCGGAAAGGGGATGCCTGA
- a CDS encoding molybdenum cofactor guanylyltransferase, with protein sequence MEKIDCTGVILAGGCNRRFPGINKAFQRVGAKTMLTRIHSLFSRMFKEVILVVNDPALFLDIDALVVTDIDPSQCALAGLHAGLFHACFEWSYVTACDVPFVSEKVIRYLFAQRSPGKQIIIPRTWEGLEPLFALYHKSCLPRIETNLEKKVFMIKKFYKPERVKQIPPQTLESLDPDLRFKFNVNTPADLETARGMSQVADPGHGRGPREDV encoded by the coding sequence TTGGAAAAAATAGACTGCACAGGCGTGATCCTGGCCGGCGGCTGCAACCGCAGGTTTCCCGGTATAAACAAAGCATTTCAAAGGGTTGGGGCAAAAACCATGTTGACCCGGATTCATTCTCTGTTTTCCAGGATGTTCAAAGAAGTGATTCTGGTGGTTAATGATCCGGCACTTTTTTTAGATATTGATGCCCTGGTTGTAACGGATATTGATCCGTCCCAATGCGCTTTGGCAGGGCTTCATGCAGGCCTGTTCCATGCCTGCTTTGAGTGGAGCTATGTAACGGCCTGTGACGTTCCTTTTGTCAGCGAGAAGGTTATCCGCTACCTTTTTGCGCAAAGAAGTCCCGGCAAGCAGATTATTATACCCAGAACCTGGGAGGGACTTGAACCGTTGTTTGCCCTGTATCATAAATCCTGTTTGCCAAGAATTGAGACCAATCTTGAAAAAAAGGTTTTTATGATTAAAAAATTTTATAAACCTGAAAGGGTCAAACAGATTCCGCCCCAAACGCTTGAATCTTTAGATCCGGATTTGCGTTTCAAGTTTAATGTAAACACGCCTGCCGACCTTGAAACAGCCCGGGGGATGTCCCAAGTAGCAGACCCGGGGCATGGACGCGGGCCAAGAGAAGATGTATAA
- a CDS encoding molybdenum cofactor biosynthesis protein MoaE, with amino-acid sequence MDLPAMINQMKNHPDFSKAGMVLYHNGVVRENSRDGRPVSGLVVTVDQEKLDRIIDQTRAMPGIVEVLVHINSDAPLMVGDDVMFLAVAGDIREHVIDALTLALNRIKTEATAKTQVFA; translated from the coding sequence ATGGACTTACCTGCAATGATAAACCAGATGAAAAATCACCCGGATTTTTCCAAAGCCGGGATGGTGCTTTACCATAACGGAGTGGTCCGGGAAAATTCCCGGGACGGCCGGCCTGTTTCGGGCCTGGTTGTAACCGTAGATCAGGAAAAATTAGACCGGATTATAGACCAGACCCGTGCCATGCCTGGTATTGTGGAAGTGCTGGTGCATATCAATTCGGATGCGCCGCTGATGGTGGGCGATGATGTGATGTTTCTGGCCGTGGCAGGTGATATCCGGGAGCATGTGATTGACGCCTTAACCCTGGCTCTGAACCGTATAAAAACTGAAGCCACAGCCAAAACCCAGGTGTTTGCCTGA
- a CDS encoding YhbY family RNA-binding protein yields the protein MTQLTGAQRKYLRGLAHNLNPSAFVGAKGVTTALTQEMDNALNASELIKIKFIDHKEKDVKSALIEEITTRLKCHVAGTIGHVAVLYRCHPDPEKRKITLV from the coding sequence GTGACACAACTGACCGGCGCCCAGCGCAAATACCTAAGGGGCCTTGCCCATAACTTAAATCCTTCGGCCTTTGTGGGGGCAAAGGGTGTGACAACAGCCCTGACCCAGGAGATGGACAACGCCCTGAACGCATCCGAACTGATTAAGATAAAATTTATTGATCATAAGGAAAAAGACGTAAAATCCGCCCTTATAGAAGAGATTACAACGCGGCTTAAATGCCATGTTGCCGGAACCATCGGTCATGTGGCCGTTCTTTACCGCTGCCATCCAGACCCGGAAAAGCGAAAAATCACTTTGGTTTAA
- a CDS encoding MogA/MoaB family molybdenum cofactor biosynthesis protein, whose protein sequence is MNAHAHRTSLPKHLKIAILSMSSTRTFENDKSGLWIKKQAKKEGHEVVIHQVIPDDANAITDALGHIIERIGPHAVIMTGGTGISPKDVTIEAVRPLFDKELTAFGPVFAQLSFEQIDSAAILSRATAGFIKGTAVFCMPGSLNACKLACSNLIFPELGHLIKHAKE, encoded by the coding sequence ATGAACGCCCACGCCCATCGGACATCTTTGCCCAAGCATCTCAAGATTGCCATTTTGTCCATGTCCTCCACCAGGACTTTTGAAAATGACAAAAGCGGTTTATGGATAAAAAAACAGGCAAAAAAAGAGGGGCATGAAGTGGTGATTCACCAGGTCATCCCAGATGATGCGAATGCCATCACAGATGCGCTTGGGCACATTATCGAGCGCATAGGTCCCCATGCCGTCATCATGACCGGCGGAACCGGCATCAGCCCCAAGGATGTCACCATAGAGGCGGTCCGGCCTCTGTTTGACAAGGAGCTGACAGCCTTTGGACCGGTATTTGCCCAACTCAGTTTTGAACAGATTGACTCTGCCGCCATTTTGTCCCGGGCCACGGCAGGCTTTATAAAAGGTACAGCCGTATTCTGCATGCCCGGCAGTCTTAACGCTTGCAAACTGGCCTGCAGCAATCTAATTTTCCCGGAACTTGGACATTTGATTAAACATGCAAAGGAATGA
- the moaC gene encoding cyclic pyranopterin monophosphate synthase MoaC — translation MNEFTHIDGQGRVRMVDVGQKSPTKRVAVAKGTVFMSTDTLTAIVDEKVKKGNVLETARIAGIMAAKQTWSLIPMCHPLNITHARVDFFDDKENSCIHIEAQVSLTEKTGVEMEAMTAVSVAALTIYDMCKAYDKGMEISNIHLAFKSGGKSGTYTAPETSL, via the coding sequence GTGAACGAATTTACTCATATTGACGGCCAGGGCCGTGTGAGAATGGTGGATGTAGGGCAAAAGTCCCCCACAAAACGTGTTGCCGTGGCAAAGGGGACGGTTTTTATGTCCACGGACACTCTGACAGCCATTGTCGATGAAAAGGTGAAAAAGGGAAATGTGCTGGAAACAGCACGCATTGCCGGGATCATGGCGGCAAAACAGACCTGGTCCCTGATTCCCATGTGCCATCCGCTGAATATCACCCATGCCCGGGTGGATTTTTTTGACGATAAGGAAAACAGCTGTATTCATATTGAGGCACAAGTGTCGCTGACCGAAAAGACAGGGGTGGAGATGGAAGCCATGACCGCAGTCAGTGTCGCGGCCCTGACCATTTATGATATGTGCAAGGCTTATGACAAGGGCATGGAAATTTCCAATATTCATCTGGCCTTTAAATCCGGTGGAAAAAGCGGTACGTACACGGCCCCTGAAACATCCCTATGA
- a CDS encoding EAL domain-containing protein produces MKNNLNLAHFFLQPINRLRIWVYQLVPALETVAETALLTSVRQGLTLVLPLIIVGAACLLILNLPLPQFHAFLTSILGPKWLLIFRFIQQGSFSIAALAALICISASYAIVKENSVNFERVNALVTAVVCLACYFVLMTPVQGDLSREMFSIGSGGFPLALCTAVTGAPLFLFFLRRLNAERFFRANGLNPDFQDALSAVPAAAVTICVFGLVRLYLHYKGYEDLHAQVQHFFSRPFTGNFDLVSGLKYIGLSQGLWFFGIHGPNLLYNVESQFLTPALLDNISAVSTGVVPHNILTKPFFDTFVHIGGSGATLSLILAILIKSRDTCSRRIAMVALLPALFNVNEIILFGLPLVLNPIYAIPFLLAPILQLFVAFIITATGFVPIIIADIHWTSPPLLGGFLATGALSGALLQLLCLMVGTLIYLPFVYLANTLHRRSFEKSMDTICQTVEMEGAGFESRKFINLPGQAGQLARNLAFDLIKALDKDEDILLAYQPQVDAAGAYPTPVGAEALLRWHHPIYGYIPPHVAVALAEETEVIKKLTMLVLHKACCRQVVLLDSGFTDAVISVNVPPIYFYDAHLADNVGDVLRKTGLPPRLLKIEVTETMALAADEQPIETLRSLRQMGIKVAIDDFGMGHTSLRYIKEFPVQTVKIDRSLTQETTDDVNDHIVKSIVHLCTALDIEIIVEGVETDEQLERFKAHGCKIFQGYLFSKPLPGAQYLAYFQENRPFKLVAGQ; encoded by the coding sequence ATGAAGAATAATTTAAATTTGGCCCATTTTTTCTTACAACCCATCAACCGATTGCGAATATGGGTGTATCAGCTTGTCCCGGCTCTGGAAACCGTTGCCGAAACCGCATTGCTGACGTCCGTCCGTCAAGGTCTCACGCTTGTTTTGCCCCTGATTATTGTCGGCGCTGCCTGCCTTTTGATTCTCAACTTGCCATTGCCGCAGTTTCACGCTTTTTTGACCTCGATATTGGGACCGAAATGGCTATTGATATTCCGGTTTATACAGCAAGGCTCCTTCAGCATTGCCGCTTTGGCGGCACTGATTTGTATCAGCGCATCATACGCCATTGTAAAAGAAAATTCAGTAAACTTTGAACGCGTCAACGCCCTCGTAACTGCCGTTGTCTGTCTGGCATGTTATTTTGTGCTGATGACACCCGTTCAAGGAGATTTGTCACGGGAGATGTTTTCCATAGGCAGTGGCGGTTTTCCTCTGGCGCTTTGCACTGCCGTTACCGGTGCCCCGCTTTTTTTGTTTTTTTTGCGTCGTCTTAATGCCGAGAGATTTTTTCGTGCCAACGGCCTGAATCCTGATTTTCAGGATGCGCTTTCAGCTGTTCCAGCTGCCGCGGTCACCATTTGTGTTTTCGGTCTGGTTCGCCTTTATTTGCACTATAAAGGATATGAAGATCTGCATGCGCAGGTGCAGCATTTTTTTAGTCGTCCTTTTACCGGGAATTTCGATCTTGTCTCCGGACTAAAATATATCGGCCTGTCCCAGGGGTTGTGGTTTTTCGGCATCCATGGACCTAATCTGCTTTACAACGTGGAATCCCAATTTCTTACGCCGGCATTGCTTGATAATATATCCGCTGTTTCTACGGGCGTCGTACCCCATAACATATTGACCAAGCCGTTTTTTGATACCTTCGTTCACATAGGCGGTTCCGGGGCGACATTAAGCCTTATTCTGGCTATTCTGATTAAAAGCAGGGATACCTGCTCGCGACGCATTGCCATGGTGGCGCTGCTTCCAGCCCTGTTTAATGTCAATGAAATTATTCTTTTTGGTTTACCACTGGTGCTCAATCCCATCTATGCCATCCCTTTCCTTTTAGCCCCTATCCTTCAGTTGTTTGTGGCTTTTATCATTACGGCGACGGGATTTGTTCCCATAATTATCGCTGACATTCACTGGACTTCCCCACCCCTGCTTGGTGGTTTTTTGGCTACGGGGGCCCTTTCCGGTGCACTGTTGCAGCTTCTTTGCCTGATGGTGGGGACCTTAATTTACCTGCCCTTTGTTTATTTAGCCAATACGCTGCACAGGCGTTCTTTTGAAAAGTCAATGGATACCATTTGTCAAACCGTTGAAATGGAGGGGGCTGGGTTTGAAAGTCGAAAATTCATCAATTTGCCTGGACAAGCCGGTCAGCTGGCAAGGAATTTGGCTTTCGATCTCATCAAAGCCTTGGATAAGGATGAAGATATTCTTTTGGCCTATCAGCCCCAGGTAGATGCGGCCGGAGCATATCCGACACCAGTAGGCGCAGAAGCGCTGCTTCGCTGGCATCATCCGATTTACGGCTACATTCCGCCGCATGTTGCTGTGGCCCTGGCCGAGGAAACGGAAGTCATCAAAAAGCTGACTATGCTGGTTTTGCATAAAGCCTGCTGCCGTCAGGTTGTTTTGTTAGACAGCGGGTTTACGGATGCCGTTATTTCAGTCAATGTACCTCCCATCTATTTCTACGATGCACACCTGGCCGATAATGTTGGTGACGTCCTGCGTAAAACCGGACTTCCGCCCCGTCTGCTTAAAATAGAAGTCACGGAAACCATGGCCCTTGCGGCTGATGAACAACCGATCGAGACATTACGGAGCCTGCGGCAAATGGGTATCAAGGTGGCGATCGACGATTTCGGCATGGGCCATACCTCACTGCGCTACATCAAGGAATTTCCTGTTCAAACCGTCAAGATCGACCGTTCTTTGACCCAGGAAACCACGGATGATGTTAACGATCATATTGTTAAAAGTATTGTCCATCTGTGCACTGCTCTGGATATCGAAATTATCGTTGAAGGGGTGGAAACAGATGAGCAGCTCGAACGGTTTAAGGCCCACGGGTGCAAAATCTTTCAAGGCTACCTGTTCAGCAAGCCGCTTCCCGGAGCGCAATACCTGGCGTATTTTCAGGAAAACCGACCCTTTAAGCTGGTTGCCGGCCAGTAA